A single window of Acetohalobium arabaticum DSM 5501 DNA harbors:
- a CDS encoding uracil-DNA glycosylase: MLFHDTKDQLGLFTEQDQEQQRFNNLDEIKEVAVECERCELHKECIQTVFGTGNSDTGLMFVGEGPGRQEDEQGEPFVGKAGQLFNKILKAAEIKRKDVYISNIVKCRPPGNRNPKFSEMKSCLWFLAQEIKLIQPMIIVPLGSIAVKGLLDPDGKITELRGNWVEREGYYLLPTFHPAALLRNEQWKKPTWHDFLKIKKGYQRYLELKEEGKL; this comes from the coding sequence ATGTTATTTCATGATACTAAGGATCAGTTAGGGTTATTTACAGAACAGGATCAAGAACAACAGCGTTTCAATAACTTAGATGAAATAAAAGAAGTAGCAGTTGAATGTGAAAGATGTGAGTTGCATAAGGAATGTATTCAGACAGTCTTTGGAACAGGTAATTCGGATACAGGTTTAATGTTTGTGGGTGAGGGGCCAGGAAGACAGGAGGATGAACAAGGAGAGCCCTTTGTAGGTAAAGCCGGTCAACTCTTTAATAAGATATTAAAAGCAGCTGAAATAAAGCGAAAGGATGTCTATATCAGTAATATAGTTAAGTGTAGACCTCCCGGAAACCGTAATCCGAAGTTTTCTGAAATGAAGAGCTGTCTTTGGTTTTTAGCCCAGGAGATAAAGCTAATTCAACCAATGATTATTGTACCTTTAGGTTCAATAGCAGTTAAAGGTTTATTAGATCCTGATGGTAAGATTACTGAATTACGAGGCAATTGGGTTGAACGAGAAGGTTATTACTTGTTACCTACTTTTCATCCAGCAGCTTTACTGCGCAATGAGCAGTGGAAGAAGCCAACCTGGCATGATTTTTTAAAGATAAAGAAGGGTTATCAGCGTTATTTAGAATTGAAGGAAGAGGGCAAGTTATAA
- a CDS encoding DUF362 domain-containing protein, protein MNRIYNLYGSKPKEMVYRILEEMDLDLDSDLTVGLKPNLILDKKSSSGATTDPELAAGVVEYLQQQGIDDILILEGSWVGAETERAFEVCGYNELVRKYDLSLYDLKEDQTQNCRSGRFEIKVCQKPLAVDYLINLPVLKAHCQTKITCALKNLKGCLPDSEKRRFHRLGLHQPIAHLNQILSSDLVLVDGIIGDLTFEEGGNPVHMNRIIAGKDSVLIDAYVARLLGFDAYEVDYIGIAEQLGVGSAELNKAEVIELNQPVDSFQTLDSIAQRGEKISRITDFVTTDQACSACLGSLVHALTRIDDKYGLPADFSISVGQGLEDKEIEGIGVGKCARRADKSIFGCPPDAKSIVDGLVEIWELTDE, encoded by the coding sequence ATGAACAGAATTTATAATCTATATGGTAGTAAGCCTAAAGAGATGGTCTATAGAATATTAGAAGAGATGGATTTGGATCTGGATTCTGATTTAACAGTAGGGCTGAAGCCTAACTTGATTCTGGATAAGAAGAGCAGTAGCGGTGCTACTACCGATCCTGAATTAGCAGCAGGAGTAGTTGAGTATCTACAGCAGCAGGGAATTGATGATATTCTAATCTTGGAAGGCTCCTGGGTAGGGGCTGAGACTGAGCGTGCTTTTGAGGTCTGTGGTTATAATGAGTTAGTTCGGAAGTATGACCTTTCCTTATATGATTTAAAGGAAGATCAAACTCAAAATTGCCGCAGTGGTAGGTTCGAAATAAAAGTCTGTCAGAAGCCGCTGGCAGTCGATTATTTGATCAATCTACCTGTACTTAAGGCCCACTGCCAGACTAAGATAACCTGTGCGCTAAAGAACTTAAAGGGGTGTTTACCGGATTCAGAAAAGCGCCGTTTTCATAGACTAGGTCTCCATCAGCCAATTGCTCACCTGAATCAGATTTTGAGTAGCGATTTAGTATTAGTAGATGGAATTATTGGTGACTTGACCTTTGAAGAAGGCGGTAATCCGGTACATATGAATCGAATTATTGCTGGTAAGGATTCTGTCTTAATTGATGCTTATGTTGCTCGATTATTAGGCTTTGATGCTTATGAAGTTGATTATATTGGGATTGCTGAACAGCTGGGAGTTGGTAGTGCTGAGCTAAATAAAGCTGAAGTAATTGAGCTTAATCAACCGGTAGATTCTTTTCAGACCTTAGACTCTATTGCTCAAAGGGGAGAGAAAATAAGTAGGATTACAGACTTTGTTACTACTGATCAGGCCTGTTCTGCCTGTTTAGGTAGTCTGGTACATGCTCTAACAAGAATCGATGATAAGTATGGACTGCCGGCTGACTTTTCTATTTCTGTCGGACAGGGATTAGAGGATAAAGAGATTGAAGGGATTGGGGTCGGCAAATGTGCCCGCCGGGCAGATAAATCAATTTTCGGCTGTCCTCCCGATGCTAAGAGTATTGTTGATGGATTGGTTGAAATCTGGGAGTTAACCGATGAATAG
- a CDS encoding YdcF family protein: MVLFLVKLLSKLILPPGLFIILLIILFILLQTSQNKYSYRKNKRKYLYGCLILLLILIYLFSSYPGEFLLTKPLESQFDPLLISNRESKVGNSTAIVLLGSGVRRGTSRGVEIGEITLARLYRTWQIHKETGLDLVVSGGVVPGADNTSGAEVMKEVLLDLGVKEDKIILEKKAKNTWQNAVNTALLLEEREYEQIILVTSALHMKRAVYSFERNCNQRLIPAPANYTFNTDVSLLDYLPNRESLDNSLAALHEWIGLVWYSFK, from the coding sequence ATGGTTTTATTTTTAGTTAAGTTGCTTTCTAAATTGATACTTCCCCCCGGTTTATTTATAATTTTATTAATTATTCTGTTTATCTTACTGCAGACAAGCCAGAATAAATATAGTTATCGAAAAAATAAAAGGAAGTATCTGTATGGCTGTTTAATCTTATTATTGATCTTAATCTATCTCTTTAGTTCCTATCCCGGTGAATTTTTATTAACTAAGCCTTTAGAGAGTCAGTTTGATCCTCTATTAATATCCAATAGAGAATCAAAAGTTGGTAATTCAACAGCTATTGTTCTGTTAGGGAGCGGAGTTAGAAGAGGGACTTCGCGGGGAGTAGAGATTGGTGAAATCACTTTAGCCCGTCTTTATAGAACCTGGCAGATACATAAAGAGACTGGTCTGGATTTAGTAGTCAGCGGTGGAGTAGTTCCCGGAGCCGATAATACTTCCGGAGCTGAAGTGATGAAGGAGGTACTGTTGGATTTAGGAGTTAAAGAGGATAAGATTATTTTAGAAAAGAAGGCTAAGAATACCTGGCAGAATGCAGTCAATACTGCTTTGTTATTAGAAGAAAGAGAATATGAGCAGATAATACTTGTTACTAGTGCTTTACATATGAAGCGGGCTGTTTATTCTTTCGAAAGAAACTGTAATCAGAGATTAATACCTGCTCCAGCTAATTATACCTTCAATACTGATGTAAGTCTGCTTGATTATCTGCCCAATAGAGAATCATTGGATAATTCATTGGCTGCCTTACATGAATGGATTGGTCTAGTCTGGTATTCATTTAAATAA
- a CDS encoding response regulator, with protein sequence MAKGILIVDDAQFMRTMLSQLIEENGYEVLGEAENGQEAVEMYKEVNPDLVTMDITMPDMDGIEATEAILEIDPDAKIVMCSAMGQKPMVVDALEAGAKDFIVKPIQPEKVKDTLKSIFV encoded by the coding sequence ATGGCTAAAGGTATATTAATTGTTGATGATGCGCAATTTATGCGGACAATGTTGAGTCAACTGATAGAAGAAAATGGCTATGAAGTTCTCGGTGAAGCTGAAAACGGTCAAGAAGCTGTTGAAATGTATAAAGAAGTAAATCCTGATTTGGTGACAATGGATATTACAATGCCTGATATGGATGGAATTGAAGCTACAGAAGCTATACTCGAAATTGATCCTGATGCTAAAATAGTGATGTGTAGTGCAATGGGGCAGAAGCCAATGGTAGTTGATGCTCTGGAAGCTGGAGCTAAAGACTTTATTGTAAAGCCTATTCAACCGGAAAAAGTAAAGGATACTTTAAAGTCTATTTTTGTATAA
- a CDS encoding tryptophan transporter has protein sequence MKMRRFVEAALLLAIGFILRNIMPPLMLGMKPDLSLVMLFVVIMLYRDLKLTLVSGAVAGIISAFTTAFPGGQLANVVEKPLTSLSVLAILYLVSKMKISNKLEAGIIGLFGTLISGTLFLLITLAFVGLPGSFKALFLSVVLPTALMNVAFLYVLYPIIKRIKGLTPSTKQELNEASKKNSLIRLFFY, from the coding sequence ATGAAGATGAGAAGATTTGTTGAAGCAGCTTTATTGTTGGCAATTGGTTTTATACTGCGTAATATTATGCCTCCGCTTATGTTGGGAATGAAACCTGATTTGAGTTTGGTAATGTTGTTTGTAGTGATTATGCTTTATAGAGACTTAAAGTTAACTTTGGTTTCAGGAGCAGTAGCAGGTATTATTTCTGCTTTCACAACTGCCTTTCCTGGAGGACAACTGGCTAATGTAGTTGAAAAGCCTTTAACGTCGTTATCAGTATTAGCAATTCTTTATTTAGTAAGTAAGATGAAGATAAGTAATAAGCTAGAAGCAGGAATTATAGGTCTGTTTGGCACACTTATTAGTGGAACTTTATTTTTATTAATTACTTTGGCTTTTGTAGGTTTACCAGGGTCTTTTAAAGCATTATTTCTATCTGTAGTTTTACCTACAGCCTTGATGAATGTAGCATTTCTTTATGTACTGTACCCGATAATAAAGAGAATAAAAGGGTTAACTCCTTCTACCAAACAGGAGTTAAATGAAGCTTCTAAAAAAAACAGCCTAATTAGGCTGTTTTTTTATTAA
- the yfcE gene encoding phosphodiesterase, with translation MKLGVVSDTHGSLSAWKETVKYLEDTDMILHAGDLLYHGARNPLPSGYDTEGLVKELNGFCGNLLAVKGNVDALVDDWVLPYPLSDYSVVIDNGRKIVIYHGYQHESKAERVEFAEQFGADILIYGHTHKPLLERIKGVILLNPGSAALPKQDPSQPTIAVIENTKIKIITLNDKEVIEELAL, from the coding sequence ATGAAGTTAGGAGTAGTGAGTGATACACATGGGAGTCTCTCAGCCTGGAAAGAAACAGTTAAGTACCTAGAAGATACTGATATGATTCTACATGCAGGTGATTTATTATATCACGGAGCTAGAAATCCTCTGCCTTCCGGTTATGATACTGAAGGATTGGTTAAGGAATTAAATGGGTTTTGTGGTAATCTCTTAGCTGTAAAGGGGAATGTAGATGCATTAGTAGATGATTGGGTGCTGCCTTATCCTTTATCTGATTATTCAGTTGTAATTGATAATGGGCGTAAGATAGTTATTTATCACGGTTATCAGCATGAAAGCAAAGCAGAAAGAGTTGAATTTGCTGAGCAATTTGGGGCTGATATATTAATCTATGGACATACTCATAAGCCATTACTGGAAAGAATTAAGGGAGTTATTCTGTTAAACCCCGGTAGTGCTGCTTTACCAAAACAGGATCCGTCTCAGCCGACTATAGCTGTAATTGAAAATACCAAGATTAAAATTATAACTCTGAATGATAAAGAAGTAATAGAAGAATTGGCTTTATAG
- a CDS encoding ATP-binding protein: protein MYLSAAKNCCLKLNQLLIYRNLLDNNLIKKVKDLVLNLNNQPTKLTKLQTDYYQLYHELIKTGEKNELQGNLWQQYLLKAITTDKNTFSLTSERLGKDLGTSLYQAAVHDLKILKKFYKLNLAEIENKLNIQPIEFIHNFNPSTANNSLFTDNLTNLNKAFSQTESPKKLTDLLIDYYYSTGTGKLNRYAAFQWNNQQQQPIGIKNPDSVTFKELIGYQSQQQRLIENTEAFLNNNQANNVLLFGASGTGKSSSIKALINRYANEGLRLIEITKNQLTELPKILHFLKQRGLYFIIFMDDLSFEDFETEYKYLKAIMEGGIERKPDNTLFYATSNRRNLIKEKWNDRSQQSSEVHPKDTKQEKLSLVERFGITITYEAPDQRDYLKIVKKLAEKNNINLSQEELEKKAKRWAIRHNGRSGRTAQQFITHLLGKE, encoded by the coding sequence TTGTACCTATCCGCAGCCAAAAACTGTTGTTTAAAATTAAATCAGTTACTTATTTATCGTAATCTATTGGATAATAACTTAATTAAGAAAGTAAAAGACCTAGTACTAAACCTAAATAACCAACCAACAAAATTAACTAAGCTACAGACAGACTATTATCAACTTTATCATGAATTAATCAAAACTGGTGAAAAAAATGAGCTCCAGGGCAACCTATGGCAGCAGTATCTCTTAAAAGCAATTACAACAGATAAAAATACTTTTAGCCTCACCAGTGAAAGACTGGGTAAAGATTTAGGAACAAGCCTATATCAAGCTGCTGTTCATGATCTGAAAATTCTAAAGAAATTTTATAAACTAAATCTAGCTGAAATCGAAAATAAATTAAATATTCAACCAATAGAATTTATTCATAACTTCAACCCATCTACAGCTAACAATAGTCTATTTACCGACAATCTAACTAACTTAAATAAGGCTTTCTCTCAAACTGAATCTCCTAAAAAATTGACCGATTTATTGATTGATTATTATTATTCTACTGGAACAGGAAAATTAAACAGATATGCTGCTTTTCAATGGAATAATCAACAACAGCAGCCTATCGGCATTAAAAATCCAGACTCAGTTACCTTTAAAGAGCTAATCGGATACCAATCCCAACAGCAGAGATTGATTGAAAATACTGAAGCCTTTCTAAATAATAACCAGGCCAATAATGTATTGCTCTTTGGAGCCAGTGGAACCGGAAAATCCTCCTCAATTAAAGCCTTAATCAATAGATATGCTAATGAAGGACTGCGTTTAATTGAAATCACAAAAAATCAGCTGACTGAACTTCCTAAAATTCTGCACTTTCTTAAGCAACGCGGATTATACTTTATTATCTTTATGGATGATCTATCCTTTGAAGACTTTGAAACAGAGTATAAATATCTTAAAGCCATTATGGAAGGAGGTATAGAAAGAAAGCCTGATAATACTTTATTCTATGCTACATCAAACCGAAGAAATTTAATCAAAGAAAAATGGAACGACCGCAGCCAACAAAGCAGTGAAGTACATCCAAAAGATACCAAACAAGAAAAGTTATCCCTTGTTGAACGTTTTGGTATTACTATCACTTATGAAGCACCGGACCAAAGAGATTATCTTAAAATTGTAAAGAAACTGGCCGAAAAGAATAACATTAATCTCTCTCAAGAAGAACTAGAAAAGAAGGCAAAACGCTGGGCAATTAGACATAATGGACGTTCTGGTAGAACAGCCCAGCAATTTATCACCCATTTATTAGGTAAAGAATAA
- a CDS encoding protein-L-isoaspartate(D-aspartate) O-methyltransferase yields MLFQDNERYQAMKRERMVKEQLQPKGIRHQATVESMLTVPRHKFVSERFQDMAYQDTALPIDKEQTISQPYIVGLMTEALQPSSGDKVLEIGTGSGYAAAVLAEIVDEVYTVERHQDLAQQAEDRFELLGYENIRLRVGDGTKGWVEYAPYDGITIAAGAPVVPESLADQLVTGGRLVIPVGRKEGVQELMLLKKKADGKLARSSLGQVRFVPLVGEEGWNKGR; encoded by the coding sequence ATGTTATTCCAGGACAATGAAAGATATCAGGCTATGAAGCGGGAAAGGATGGTAAAAGAGCAGCTGCAGCCAAAAGGAATTAGACATCAAGCCACAGTGGAGAGTATGCTTACTGTTCCGCGGCATAAATTTGTTTCTGAAAGATTTCAGGATATGGCTTATCAGGATACTGCCTTACCGATTGATAAGGAACAGACGATTAGCCAGCCTTACATTGTTGGACTGATGACAGAAGCTCTACAGCCTAGTTCCGGTGATAAAGTGTTAGAGATTGGTACCGGTTCTGGCTATGCAGCGGCTGTTCTGGCTGAAATTGTGGATGAAGTTTATACAGTAGAGCGGCATCAGGATTTAGCCCAGCAGGCAGAGGATAGATTTGAATTACTAGGCTATGAGAATATAAGGCTTCGAGTTGGTGATGGTACCAAAGGCTGGGTAGAGTATGCTCCCTATGATGGGATTACTATTGCCGCTGGTGCTCCAGTAGTGCCTGAATCCTTAGCAGATCAGTTAGTAACTGGTGGGCGGTTAGTAATTCCAGTCGGCAGAAAGGAAGGGGTACAGGAGTTGATGCTGCTTAAAAAGAAGGCTGACGGCAAGTTAGCTCGCAGCAGTTTGGGACAGGTGAGGTTTGTTCCTTTAGTAGGAGAAGAAGGCTGGAATAAGGGGAGATGA
- a CDS encoding selenium metabolism-associated LysR family transcriptional regulator → MKLKTLKMLVKLIEMGSFSAVADKLDLTQPAVSMQIKSLEKRFDTDLVVRQDGGIKLTPTGKIIYRKAKRILDVWEEAKLEIEQVKGETFDQLIIGASTIPSEYLLPDLLAEFYKKFPQVEVLMEVGDSTEIINNLEDREVDIIIVGSKPTQNQFEVVSVIEDRLVLILPLEHRLINSSHVSLADLIKEQILIREQGSGTRKAMLAGLKEAGIDKAELNLGLQLGSTEAVISAVEAGLGVSFVSELAASKAVDNRRVEKVKVNDMLISRKLYLAYHQERKNEALIKEFRKIF, encoded by the coding sequence ATGAAATTAAAGACTTTAAAAATGTTGGTGAAATTAATAGAAATGGGTAGTTTTTCGGCAGTAGCAGATAAATTGGACTTAACCCAACCTGCTGTAAGTATGCAGATTAAATCATTAGAAAAGAGATTTGATACTGATTTAGTAGTAAGACAGGACGGTGGAATTAAACTAACCCCAACAGGAAAGATAATTTACCGGAAGGCCAAAAGGATTTTGGATGTCTGGGAAGAAGCTAAGTTAGAGATTGAACAGGTAAAAGGAGAAACTTTTGATCAATTAATTATTGGAGCCAGCACTATTCCTTCTGAATATTTACTTCCTGATTTATTAGCTGAATTCTATAAGAAATTTCCGCAGGTAGAAGTTTTAATGGAAGTAGGAGATAGCACAGAAATAATTAATAATCTAGAAGATAGAGAAGTAGATATAATTATTGTTGGTTCAAAGCCAACTCAAAACCAGTTTGAAGTAGTTTCAGTAATTGAGGACCGTTTAGTTTTAATTTTACCCTTAGAACATAGGTTAATTAATTCTTCACACGTTTCTTTAGCTGATTTAATAAAAGAGCAGATATTGATTAGAGAGCAAGGTTCTGGAACTAGAAAAGCTATGTTAGCTGGATTGAAAGAAGCGGGAATAGACAAAGCAGAGCTTAATCTTGGACTTCAGTTAGGGAGTACAGAAGCAGTTATTTCTGCAGTTGAGGCTGGACTAGGAGTTTCTTTTGTATCAGAGCTGGCTGCTAGCAAGGCTGTAGATAATCGAAGAGTAGAGAAAGTTAAAGTGAATGATATGCTAATTAGCCGCAAATTATATTTAGCCTATCATCAAGAAAGAAAAAATGAAGCATTAATTAAAGAGTTTAGAAAGATTTTTTAA
- a CDS encoding HAD family hydrolase: MLKCQIPNFKSLEVDKLVFDYNGTLACDGQPIESVKEKLNQLAEKFEVYILTADTFGTVENEFKDIEAEIIIIDSNDGSKAKQKFIRQLGSQTVIAVGNGSNDRLMLDEAGLGILVIGSEGASTRSLLESDLLINNINDVLDTILNPQRLVASLRE; encoded by the coding sequence ATGCTAAAATGTCAGATTCCCAACTTTAAATCTTTAGAAGTAGATAAATTAGTATTTGATTATAATGGAACCTTAGCCTGTGATGGACAGCCTATTGAGAGTGTAAAAGAAAAATTAAACCAGTTAGCAGAAAAGTTTGAAGTATATATTTTAACTGCTGATACTTTTGGTACTGTAGAGAATGAATTCAAAGATATAGAAGCAGAAATTATAATTATTGATTCTAATGATGGAAGTAAAGCTAAGCAAAAGTTTATACGACAATTAGGCAGTCAGACTGTAATTGCAGTGGGAAATGGCAGCAATGATAGGTTGATGTTAGATGAAGCAGGGCTAGGAATCTTAGTTATAGGTTCTGAAGGGGCATCAACTAGAAGTTTATTGGAATCAGATTTATTGATTAATAATATTAATGATGTTTTGGATACAATATTAAATCCCCAGCGCTTAGTTGCCTCACTGCGTGAATAG
- a CDS encoding thioredoxin domain-containing protein codes for MTTEQKGDPNRLIEEQSPYLLQHAYNPVDWYSWSDEAFKKAKTEDKPVFLSIGYSTCHWCHVMERESFEDEEVAEILNRSFVAIKVDREERPDIDNIYMTVCQTLTGRGGWPLTVIMTPEKKPFFAGTYFPKEAGRGQPGLMDILIRVEQAWKKKRQPLLETSEEILSALERVNDTDKNDSASMEEMSGLAKEAFISFVANFDEDYGGFGTAPKFPTPHNLMFLLRYWKSTGEEKALEMVETTLDNMYRGGMYDHLGYGFARYSTDEKWLVPHFEKMLYDNALLAVTYLEAYQITDKEDYADIAREIFTYVLRDLTSPEGGFYSAEDADSEREEGKFYVWTPNEIKKILGNKQGEEFCQVYNITDEGNFEGKSIPNLIGTELDKSEVDKKFAAERKELFKAREKRVHPHKDDKILTSWNGLMIAALAIGARVLNDERYQQAAKEAAEFIWQNLRRDGNGRLLARYRNGEADYYGYVDDYAFFIWGLIELYETTFETEYLEKAAELNNDLIEYFWDKEQGGLYFYGYDSEELLTRPKEIYDGAIPSGNSVATLNLLRLAKLIGDTELEEKARQQFEYFGSRITNKPIASSYFLLSWLFAQNGGREIVIAGNREETVTEEMVQVLHQEFLPFTVSLLNTTQERKKLSELVPFAADQMKVDKRPTAYICENFACQKPVIDIEQFKERLQ; via the coding sequence GTGACTACTGAGCAAAAAGGAGATCCGAATCGTTTAATTGAGGAACAGAGTCCATATCTTTTGCAGCATGCTTATAATCCGGTTGATTGGTATTCCTGGAGTGATGAAGCCTTTAAAAAAGCTAAAACAGAGGATAAACCGGTCTTTCTTTCAATTGGTTATTCTACCTGCCATTGGTGCCATGTAATGGAGAGAGAATCCTTTGAAGATGAAGAAGTGGCAGAGATTTTAAACAGGAGTTTTGTAGCAATCAAAGTAGACCGAGAAGAGCGGCCGGATATTGATAATATATATATGACGGTCTGTCAGACTTTGACAGGTAGAGGAGGCTGGCCGCTGACAGTAATTATGACTCCAGAGAAGAAGCCTTTCTTTGCTGGAACCTACTTTCCTAAAGAAGCAGGTCGAGGCCAGCCGGGACTAATGGATATCTTAATCCGAGTAGAGCAGGCCTGGAAGAAAAAACGCCAGCCATTACTTGAAACCAGTGAAGAGATACTGTCTGCTTTGGAAAGGGTAAATGATACCGATAAGAATGATTCTGCTTCAATGGAAGAGATGTCTGGCTTAGCTAAGGAGGCTTTCATTTCCTTTGTAGCAAATTTTGATGAAGATTATGGAGGCTTTGGTACAGCACCTAAATTTCCTACTCCCCATAATCTGATGTTCTTACTGCGTTACTGGAAATCAACAGGGGAAGAGAAGGCACTTGAGATGGTAGAGACTACATTGGATAATATGTATCGCGGCGGTATGTATGATCATTTAGGATACGGATTTGCCCGCTATTCTACCGATGAAAAGTGGTTGGTACCTCACTTTGAAAAGATGTTATATGATAATGCTTTACTGGCAGTAACTTATTTGGAAGCCTATCAAATTACAGATAAAGAGGATTATGCAGATATTGCAAGGGAGATCTTCACTTATGTTTTAAGGGATTTGACATCACCTGAGGGTGGTTTTTATTCGGCTGAAGATGCAGATTCGGAAAGAGAAGAAGGGAAGTTTTATGTTTGGACTCCCAACGAAATTAAGAAAATTTTAGGTAATAAGCAAGGTGAAGAGTTCTGTCAGGTTTATAATATTACTGATGAAGGAAACTTTGAAGGAAAGAGTATTCCTAATTTAATTGGTACTGAACTGGATAAATCTGAAGTAGATAAGAAATTTGCAGCAGAACGAAAAGAATTATTTAAGGCTAGAGAAAAGAGGGTACATCCCCATAAGGATGATAAGATTCTAACCTCCTGGAATGGCTTGATGATTGCTGCTTTGGCTATTGGTGCTCGAGTTCTTAATGATGAGCGTTATCAACAGGCAGCCAAAGAAGCGGCAGAATTTATCTGGCAGAATTTACGTCGTGATGGTAATGGAAGACTGCTAGCTAGATACCGGAATGGAGAAGCTGATTATTACGGATATGTCGATGACTATGCTTTCTTTATCTGGGGTTTGATTGAGCTGTATGAGACTACTTTTGAAACTGAATATCTTGAGAAGGCAGCAGAATTAAATAATGATTTAATTGAATATTTTTGGGATAAAGAACAAGGTGGACTTTATTTTTATGGTTATGATAGTGAAGAGTTATTGACTAGGCCGAAAGAGATCTATGATGGGGCTATTCCATCCGGAAATTCAGTAGCTACTCTAAATCTTTTACGTCTAGCTAAATTAATTGGAGATACTGAATTGGAAGAAAAGGCTAGACAGCAGTTTGAATACTTCGGTAGCCGGATAACCAATAAACCGATAGCCTCTTCTTACTTTCTATTATCCTGGCTGTTTGCTCAAAATGGTGGTAGGGAGATTGTGATTGCCGGTAATAGGGAAGAAACTGTTACTGAAGAGATGGTTCAGGTTCTACATCAAGAATTTCTGCCCTTTACAGTTAGTCTTTTAAATACCACACAGGAAAGAAAGAAGCTATCTGAATTGGTTCCTTTTGCAGCTGATCAGATGAAAGTGGACAAAAGGCCGACGGCTTATATCTGTGAAAACTTTGCTTGTCAAAAACCAGTAATTGATATTGAGCAATTTAAAGAAAGATTACAGTAA
- a CDS encoding DUF1657 domain-containing protein, whose amino-acid sequence MTVGEDLHQTLTSLESIRTNYEQFAQSTQDQQAQQMFQQGAQQLDSMIDDLKNRVDYAEQEEPQYKVEQQMTGQQQGQQQGQQRQ is encoded by the coding sequence ATGACAGTAGGAGAAGACCTACACCAGACTTTGACTTCTTTAGAAAGCATTAGAACTAATTATGAGCAGTTTGCCCAGAGTACTCAGGACCAGCAGGCCCAACAGATGTTCCAGCAGGGTGCTCAGCAGCTGGATTCTATGATTGATGATCTAAAAAATCGAGTTGATTATGCTGAACAGGAAGAACCACAGTATAAGGTTGAGCAGCAGATGACTGGACAGCAGCAGGGTCAACAACAAGGACAACAGAGACAATAA